Proteins found in one Erythrobacter sp. KY5 genomic segment:
- the glmM gene encoding phosphoglucosamine mutase: MARKFFGTDGIRGRTNAGVMTAATAMKVGQAAGHYFVRGGHRHRVVIGKDTRLSGYMMESALVAGFTSVGMDVIMTGPLPTPAIAMLTREMRADLGVMISASHNLFPDNGIKLFGPDGFKLSDEAEAEIEALLDQQPQLVEAEKIGRARRIEDARGRYIHAIKGSIGNDVRFDGLKVVVDCAHGAAYQVAPSAIWELGAEVVTLGVEPNGVNINDGVGSTAIEAVQAKVVEEGADIGIALDGDADRLIVVDEKGQKVDGDQIMAAIATRMHEKGALTGGGVVATVMSNLGLERYLAGLGLTLERTKVGDRYVLERMKEGGFNVGGEQSGHMILLDHATTGDGTVAALRVIASLVRSGRPASEILHKFDPVPQLLKNVRYNSGAPLENETVKSVIAEVEGELEGKGRLVIRRSGTEPVIRVMAEGDDSSQVENVVDRVCDAVRAAA, encoded by the coding sequence ATGGCGCGAAAGTTTTTCGGTACTGACGGGATCAGGGGCCGCACCAATGCGGGCGTGATGACAGCGGCGACGGCGATGAAGGTCGGTCAGGCAGCTGGTCATTACTTCGTGCGGGGCGGGCACCGGCACAGGGTGGTGATCGGCAAAGATACGCGCCTTTCGGGCTATATGATGGAAAGCGCGCTGGTCGCAGGCTTTACCAGCGTCGGCATGGACGTGATCATGACCGGCCCCCTTCCCACTCCAGCCATTGCCATGCTGACCCGAGAAATGCGCGCGGATCTGGGCGTGATGATCTCGGCGAGCCACAATCTGTTCCCGGACAACGGGATCAAACTGTTCGGCCCCGATGGCTTTAAACTGTCGGACGAAGCCGAGGCCGAGATCGAGGCGCTGCTCGATCAACAGCCGCAGCTGGTGGAGGCCGAAAAGATCGGTCGCGCACGCCGGATCGAGGATGCACGCGGGCGGTATATCCACGCGATCAAGGGCTCGATCGGTAATGACGTGCGTTTCGACGGCCTCAAGGTCGTGGTCGATTGCGCGCACGGGGCGGCGTATCAGGTGGCCCCCAGCGCGATCTGGGAACTTGGCGCAGAGGTCGTGACGCTTGGCGTCGAACCCAATGGCGTCAATATCAATGACGGTGTCGGCTCGACCGCCATCGAAGCGGTGCAGGCCAAGGTCGTCGAAGAAGGCGCGGATATCGGCATCGCGCTCGATGGTGATGCTGACCGGCTTATCGTTGTCGATGAAAAGGGCCAGAAAGTGGACGGCGACCAGATCATGGCCGCCATCGCCACCCGAATGCACGAAAAGGGCGCGTTGACCGGAGGAGGCGTGGTCGCGACCGTCATGTCGAACCTCGGCCTTGAACGCTATCTGGCCGGGCTCGGCCTGACGCTGGAGCGCACCAAGGTTGGCGACCGCTACGTGCTGGAACGGATGAAAGAAGGCGGATTCAATGTCGGCGGCGAGCAGTCGGGGCACATGATCCTGCTCGACCATGCGACGACCGGCGACGGCACTGTCGCGGCGCTGCGCGTCATCGCGAGCCTCGTGCGTTCGGGCAGACCGGCAAGCGAGATTCTGCACAAATTCGACCCCGTGCCGCAGCTTTTGAAGAATGTCCGCTACAATAGCGGCGCTCCGCTTGAGAACGAAACCGTGAAGTCGGTGATCGCCGAAGTCGAGGGCGAGCTTGAAGGCAAGGGTCGCCTCGTCATTCGTCGATCAGGGACCGAACCCGTCATTCGCGTCATGGCCGAAGGGGACGATTCCTCGCAGGTCGAAAACGTCGTCGATCGGGTGTGCGACGCGGTGCGCGCAGCGGCTTGA
- a CDS encoding Ppx/GppA phosphatase family protein, producing MADALPPDENRRAGKRRSGKSGKVADFRYKRSNQQGKGSRQANSRANGGRTNGSTRPDAARGPTRPVQPSKDPHRINSKPRKNEAYAALDLGTNNCRLLIARPSGRDFTVIDAFSRVVKLGEDLAKTGRLSDEAMDRAVGALAICAEKLRRRNVRLARSVATEACRRASNGEEFIERVKRETGIMLDIITAQEEARLAVLGCHILLESGEGPAVIFDIGGGSTELVLLKPGGKIPEIIDWQSVPWGVVSLTDTVGRGEAGRDARIARYTEMRRIVSDAFAPFAGRIADAAKSNDIRLLGTSGTVTTLASLHLELPHYDRKAVDGLIVPSTAMRDISGRLSAMSPSERSELPCIGHDRADLVVAGCAILESILDLWPAERLGVADRGIREGILRSLMAAERQSERSLKALHESRVGRSAEG from the coding sequence ATGGCGGATGCGCTTCCGCCGGACGAAAACAGGAGAGCTGGTAAAAGACGGAGCGGCAAGTCCGGCAAGGTAGCCGATTTTCGCTACAAACGCTCCAACCAGCAGGGAAAAGGGTCGCGCCAGGCAAATTCCCGGGCTAACGGTGGACGCACAAACGGGTCCACCAGGCCGGACGCTGCGCGTGGTCCGACGAGGCCGGTGCAGCCTTCAAAAGACCCACACCGCATAAATTCAAAACCGCGCAAGAACGAGGCCTATGCCGCGCTCGATCTTGGTACGAACAATTGTCGTTTGCTGATTGCGCGACCGTCGGGGCGCGACTTTACGGTTATCGACGCGTTCAGCCGGGTGGTGAAGCTTGGCGAAGACCTTGCGAAGACGGGCCGCCTTTCGGACGAGGCCATGGACCGCGCGGTGGGAGCGCTCGCAATCTGCGCAGAAAAGCTGCGTCGCCGGAACGTTCGCCTTGCCCGCTCTGTCGCGACCGAGGCTTGCAGGCGCGCCTCCAATGGCGAAGAGTTTATCGAGCGCGTGAAGCGCGAAACCGGCATCATGCTCGACATCATCACCGCACAGGAAGAGGCGCGGCTTGCCGTTCTGGGCTGCCACATCCTGCTGGAATCGGGCGAAGGCCCTGCGGTCATCTTCGACATTGGCGGCGGTTCGACCGAACTCGTGCTGCTGAAACCGGGCGGGAAGATTCCCGAAATCATCGACTGGCAGAGCGTGCCGTGGGGCGTCGTCTCGCTCACCGACACGGTGGGACGCGGTGAGGCAGGCCGCGATGCGCGCATCGCACGCTACACCGAGATGCGGCGGATCGTATCCGATGCCTTTGCGCCTTTCGCCGGGCGAATCGCCGATGCCGCGAAGAGCAACGACATCCGCCTGCTGGGCACGTCCGGGACGGTCACCACGCTCGCCAGCCTGCACCTTGAACTGCCCCATTACGATCGCAAGGCGGTCGACGGGCTGATCGTTCCCTCCACCGCGATGCGCGATATCAGCGGACGGCTTTCGGCAATGTCCCCGAGCGAGCGCAGCGAACTTCCCTGCATCGGACATGACCGCGCCGATCTGGTGGTCGCAGGCTGCGCCATTCTCGAATCGATCCTCGACCTGTGGCCTGCAGAACGCCTAGGAGTGGCAGACCGCGGTATTCGTGAAGGCATTCTTCGCAGCCTGATGGCAGCCGAACGTCAAAGCGAGCGCAGCCTCAAGGCTTTGCATGAAAGCCGCGTCGGCCGCTCGGCCGAGGGCTAA
- a CDS encoding cytochrome c family protein yields the protein MTQDNSSKSTPETETGSGDMFNTAAGWVLFAGVVGLGLSILASKYFHADDPQRPETLGYVIELPDVEEGPSGPTFAEALTMVTAADGERVFAKCSACHSIEAGGANGVGPNLHGIMGAPVGAVSGYSYSSAMASFGGTWGWEEMNNWLDNPRGYMDGTKMGFAGLSSIEDRAAVSLYMNENGSGIAVPEFVPAAEEPEVAAEEAAEGEAEAEQDAAEETSEETAAAEA from the coding sequence ATGACACAAGACAATTCTTCAAAGAGCACGCCGGAAACCGAAACGGGCTCAGGCGACATGTTCAACACAGCTGCAGGCTGGGTCCTGTTTGCGGGCGTGGTTGGCCTTGGCCTCTCGATCCTCGCCAGCAAGTATTTCCACGCCGACGACCCGCAGCGCCCTGAAACGCTGGGCTATGTGATCGAGCTTCCGGACGTCGAAGAAGGCCCCTCGGGCCCGACATTCGCCGAAGCGCTGACCATGGTGACCGCTGCCGATGGCGAGCGCGTTTTTGCCAAGTGTTCGGCATGCCACAGCATCGAAGCGGGCGGCGCCAATGGCGTTGGCCCGAACCTGCACGGCATCATGGGCGCACCGGTCGGCGCCGTCTCGGGCTATTCCTACTCCAGCGCCATGGCGAGCTTTGGCGGCACCTGGGGCTGGGAAGAAATGAACAACTGGCTCGACAATCCGCGCGGCTATATGGACGGCACGAAGATGGGCTTTGCCGGTCTGTCGAGCATCGAAGACCGCGCCGCTGTTTCGCTCTACATGAACGAAAACGGCTCGGGCATCGCGGTGCCTGAATTTGTGCCCGCTGCCGAAGAACCCGAAGTGGCAGCAGAAGAAGCAGCCGAGGGTGAGGCAGAAGCCGAGCAGGACGCAGCTGAGGAAACTTCCGAAGAAACCGCAGCAGCCGAGGCCTAA
- a CDS encoding AI-2E family transporter, producing MDSEGTDNTAVSDDASAARPRSVEELRLLSALVLILGFGAFLALPFILSHMSLVFLPIVAALVLTILLSPLADWMVRSGVPNAMASLGALLAFLGVLVAALALILQPAAALFDRMPEIIARVSERFAELQAEFAWVSGIDEQMSGAMGEGDTREVVIAAPSMLEEIAFATPSVVVQMLIMFLMAFFMIEARGRMRRSLLFDRASFGSSVRAARAIREVQDRVAAYIITVSMINAGLGVTVGLAAWAWGLDAPIMWGGLAMILNFIPYIGPLALMALLAVFGLGTADTIWLGLVPALSYMVLNAIEGNAVTPSILGARFTMSPVMILIALSYFTWIWGAIGALLSVPILLTLTGLFDHIGKPNVIGFLFGEPLFTGEEPEAPLPEGLG from the coding sequence ATGGATAGCGAGGGAACTGACAACACCGCCGTGTCGGATGACGCCTCCGCCGCTCGCCCGCGCTCGGTCGAGGAATTGCGGCTCCTGTCGGCGCTGGTTCTGATCCTTGGCTTTGGCGCTTTCCTCGCGCTTCCCTTCATACTTTCGCACATGTCGTTGGTGTTCCTGCCCATCGTCGCAGCGCTCGTCCTGACCATTCTGCTGTCGCCTCTGGCCGACTGGATGGTGCGTTCGGGCGTTCCCAACGCGATGGCGTCTCTGGGCGCGTTACTCGCCTTCTTGGGAGTGCTGGTGGCCGCGCTTGCGCTGATCCTGCAACCGGCGGCTGCTCTCTTCGACCGAATGCCGGAAATCATCGCACGGGTGAGCGAACGTTTCGCCGAACTTCAGGCGGAGTTCGCATGGGTATCAGGCATCGACGAACAGATGTCCGGAGCCATGGGCGAAGGCGATACCCGCGAAGTCGTGATCGCGGCGCCCAGCATGCTTGAGGAAATCGCGTTCGCAACGCCGAGCGTGGTCGTGCAAATGCTTATCATGTTCCTCATGGCGTTCTTCATGATCGAAGCGCGAGGCCGGATGCGGCGCAGCCTTCTGTTCGACCGGGCAAGCTTCGGGTCGAGCGTGCGCGCCGCGCGCGCCATTCGCGAAGTTCAGGACCGGGTGGCGGCCTACATCATCACGGTGAGCATGATTAATGCAGGGCTTGGCGTGACGGTTGGCCTTGCCGCCTGGGCGTGGGGCCTTGATGCGCCGATCATGTGGGGCGGCCTCGCCATGATCCTCAACTTCATCCCCTATATCGGCCCGCTCGCGCTGATGGCCCTGCTCGCGGTGTTTGGCCTCGGCACGGCGGACACGATCTGGCTCGGTCTTGTCCCGGCGCTATCCTACATGGTGTTGAACGCGATTGAGGGGAACGCGGTCACGCCGTCTATTCTGGGCGCGCGTTTTACGATGAGCCCGGTGATGATCCTGATCGCCCTGTCCTATTTCACGTGGATCTGGGGCGCAATCGGTGCGCTGTTGTCGGTACCGATCCTGCTGACGCTGACCGGGCTATTCGACCATATCGGCAAGCCGAACGTGATCGGATTCCTGTTCGGCGAACCCCTGTTCACGGGCGAGGAGCCCGAAGCGCCGCTTCCCGAAGGGCTCGGCTGA
- a CDS encoding dicarboxylate/amino acid:cation symporter, whose product MNSTSQAPRDEAIGKDAGSPFELVTIRLPVVATFIALIAGLGAGVLLAGAALPDWFLDSAALVGTLWLRALQMTIIPLVASLLVLGITQMSRAARAGAAARYFIALVLGVSVVGGLFTASVLPPLLSAVPIPDGASAFLAEVPVGEQQVPDILDFVASLVSPNVIAAAAETSMLPLTVFFALFALAISRLPDEQGERLLGFFHAIANAMLVVIGWVLWAAPAGVLALAFGVGLKSGGGAFAALAHYILVVAGMGAFILVLAYVVAAVLGGIGPVRFAKALIPAQAVAVSTQSSLASLPAMLDSAGRLGLREATSEFVLPLAVAVFRATSVAMNLAVALYVAQLAGIEVAWPLMLAGIAVAVIISVGSVSLPGSISFVVSIGPIALAMGVPIEPLALLVAVEMLPDIMRTLANVTMNVAVVSAVDRSRQ is encoded by the coding sequence TTGAACAGCACCTCACAGGCGCCCCGTGATGAGGCAATCGGCAAAGACGCTGGTAGTCCTTTCGAGCTTGTCACGATCCGCCTGCCGGTCGTCGCAACCTTCATTGCGCTGATTGCCGGTCTTGGCGCCGGCGTCCTTCTCGCCGGAGCGGCGCTGCCCGACTGGTTTCTCGATAGCGCCGCGCTCGTCGGGACGCTCTGGCTGCGCGCGCTTCAGATGACCATCATCCCGCTGGTCGCTTCGCTGCTGGTGCTTGGCATCACGCAGATGAGCCGGGCGGCGCGGGCAGGCGCGGCTGCCCGCTATTTCATCGCATTGGTGCTGGGTGTGTCGGTCGTGGGAGGGTTGTTCACGGCGAGCGTGCTGCCGCCGCTGCTATCCGCCGTGCCGATCCCTGACGGGGCAAGCGCCTTCCTCGCCGAGGTGCCCGTGGGCGAGCAGCAAGTGCCCGACATTCTGGACTTCGTCGCCTCGCTGGTTTCGCCTAACGTGATCGCCGCAGCGGCGGAGACTTCAATGCTCCCGCTGACGGTGTTCTTCGCGCTGTTCGCGCTCGCGATTTCTCGCTTGCCGGATGAACAGGGCGAGCGGCTGCTCGGCTTTTTTCATGCCATCGCCAACGCCATGCTGGTCGTGATCGGCTGGGTGCTGTGGGCAGCGCCCGCCGGGGTTCTGGCGCTCGCCTTCGGGGTCGGGCTGAAAAGCGGGGGCGGGGCCTTTGCCGCGCTTGCGCATTACATTCTGGTCGTCGCCGGCATGGGGGCTTTCATCCTCGTGCTCGCTTATGTTGTCGCGGCTGTGCTTGGCGGTATCGGCCCGGTGCGTTTTGCCAAGGCCCTGATCCCGGCACAGGCGGTCGCGGTGTCGACCCAAAGCTCGCTCGCCAGCCTTCCTGCGATGCTCGACAGCGCTGGAAGGCTGGGCCTGCGCGAGGCGACATCGGAGTTCGTCCTGCCGCTTGCCGTTGCGGTCTTTCGCGCAACCAGCGTGGCGATGAACCTTGCCGTTGCGCTTTACGTTGCGCAGCTTGCGGGGATCGAGGTCGCCTGGCCGCTAATGCTTGCCGGGATCGCGGTGGCCGTGATCATTTCGGTCGGGTCGGTGAGCCTTCCCGGCTCCATCAGCTTTGTCGTTTCAATCGGCCCGATCGCGCTTGCCATGGGTGTGCCGATTGAACCGCTGGCGCTGCTGGTCGCGGTCGAGATGCTGCCCGATATCATGCGCACGCTCGCCAATGTGACGATGAACGTTGCGGTTGTGAGCGCGGTCGACCGCTCGCGGCAATAG
- a CDS encoding DUF4350 domain-containing protein codes for MSEVATLTSTRGAAPFRKGTVLAVVLVGFAAFLAMLYFIGAGDTGGNRPGPAHASANGLNGYSGLYRLLRAEGIEVERSRSPERLTTSNLLVLTPPQNVDFEEFSDTLQSRRFYGPTLVILPKWIAGPPQGEVVEEDELRMRDDWVTLSRAAPAMWTQDLPEPYAFTYGAQRFGGNGRPRWYADGRQGKMPTRIMLHAEEKAGHRAIVTNTAGHSLAFQAAGDEGINPVIFIVEPDLVNNYGLADGQRAGLALDLVRLASNVEGQPVTFDMTYVGFGQTMNLLTLAFRPPFLAATLCLILALVIVGWRAFLRFGPAAVSGQAIAFGKNQLVSNGAGLIVRARRLGLLADPYVHLIQRRVGKALGIARPDGETIDAAIAQRLPDQEPFSHLAARLHDARRPAEILRAAKALSALSSKLTGKSAQ; via the coding sequence ATGAGCGAGGTTGCAACTCTCACCAGCACGCGCGGCGCAGCCCCGTTCCGCAAGGGAACTGTGCTCGCGGTTGTTCTGGTAGGCTTTGCCGCCTTTCTCGCCATGCTCTATTTTATCGGCGCAGGCGATACGGGCGGCAATCGTCCGGGTCCGGCGCACGCGTCGGCCAATGGTCTCAATGGGTATTCAGGGCTCTATCGCCTGCTTAGAGCCGAAGGGATCGAGGTTGAGCGTTCCCGCAGCCCAGAGAGGCTCACGACATCGAACCTGCTCGTGCTCACCCCGCCGCAGAATGTCGACTTCGAGGAATTCTCCGACACATTGCAATCGCGACGATTTTACGGACCCACTCTGGTAATACTGCCCAAATGGATTGCCGGTCCGCCGCAGGGAGAAGTCGTCGAGGAGGACGAGCTTCGCATGCGCGATGACTGGGTCACGCTGTCGCGCGCTGCGCCGGCGATGTGGACCCAAGACCTGCCCGAACCATACGCGTTCACCTATGGCGCCCAGCGGTTCGGTGGCAATGGCCGACCTCGCTGGTATGCCGATGGCAGGCAGGGAAAGATGCCCACCCGGATCATGTTGCATGCGGAAGAAAAGGCGGGGCACCGGGCGATTGTCACCAACACCGCTGGCCATTCGCTCGCGTTTCAGGCGGCAGGCGATGAGGGGATCAACCCCGTGATCTTCATCGTCGAACCCGACCTTGTGAACAATTACGGCCTCGCCGATGGGCAGCGGGCTGGGTTGGCGCTCGACCTTGTGCGGCTGGCGAGCAACGTTGAGGGACAGCCGGTCACCTTCGACATGACCTATGTCGGATTTGGCCAGACGATGAACCTGCTGACCCTCGCCTTTCGTCCCCCCTTCCTCGCCGCGACCTTGTGCCTGATCCTGGCGTTGGTGATCGTCGGCTGGCGGGCGTTCCTCCGGTTTGGCCCGGCTGCAGTAAGCGGGCAGGCGATTGCGTTTGGAAAGAACCAGCTGGTCAGCAATGGAGCAGGCCTGATCGTCCGCGCCCGAAGGCTGGGCCTGCTGGCCGATCCCTACGTCCATCTGATCCAGCGGCGCGTCGGCAAGGCGCTAGGCATCGCGAGACCTGATGGCGAAACGATCGACGCCGCCATTGCCCAGCGTCTGCCCGATCAGGAGCCGTTCTCTCACCTTGCCGCGCGGCTGCACGATGCCCGCCGACCGGCAGAGATATTGCGCGCAGCCAAGGCACTGAGCGCGCTGAGTTCGAAGTTAACAGGGAAATCCGCCCAATGA
- a CDS encoding prephenate dehydratase: MRSFPAPALHIVDALRCAAAADPARAIAFQGSPGANSHRAALEARPDALPLPCFGFEDALDAVKDGRAGEAIIPIENSQHGRVADIHFLLPESGLSIVGEYFMPIHHALMAPGPRSSDDRIEAVYSHPQALGQSRKYLHERGITPLSYIDTAGAAAHVAELGDKTVGAIAPAIAAEHYGLEIIEDNVEDAHDNMTRFVILANKPTFVTVEEGKPAMTTFIFEVKNIPAALYKVLGGFATNGVNMTKLESYQIGTSFSATRFYADIIGVPGDPAVDRALEECAFHSKELRLLGTYEQARKRG; encoded by the coding sequence ATGCGAAGTTTTCCTGCACCTGCCCTTCATATCGTCGATGCGCTTCGCTGCGCAGCCGCAGCCGATCCTGCGCGCGCCATCGCTTTTCAGGGGTCGCCCGGCGCAAATTCGCACCGCGCCGCACTCGAAGCGCGGCCCGATGCGCTGCCGCTTCCGTGCTTCGGATTCGAAGACGCGCTCGACGCGGTGAAGGACGGGCGCGCGGGTGAAGCGATCATTCCCATCGAAAACTCGCAGCACGGGCGCGTGGCCGACATCCACTTCCTGCTGCCTGAAAGCGGGCTTTCGATTGTCGGCGAGTACTTCATGCCGATCCACCATGCGCTGATGGCTCCCGGCCCGCGTTCATCGGACGACAGGATCGAGGCGGTCTACAGCCATCCGCAGGCGCTCGGCCAGTCGCGCAAATATCTGCATGAGCGCGGGATCACGCCCTTGAGCTACATCGATACAGCTGGCGCAGCGGCTCACGTGGCGGAGCTTGGAGACAAGACCGTCGGCGCGATCGCTCCGGCGATTGCGGCAGAGCATTACGGCCTCGAAATCATCGAGGACAATGTCGAGGATGCGCATGACAACATGACGCGCTTCGTCATCCTCGCGAACAAGCCGACTTTCGTCACCGTGGAAGAAGGCAAGCCAGCCATGACCACGTTCATTTTCGAGGTGAAGAACATCCCGGCTGCGCTTTACAAGGTGCTGGGCGGCTTTGCGACGAACGGCGTCAACATGACGAAGCTCGAAAGCTATCAGATCGGGACCAGCTTTTCCGCGACCCGTTTTTACGCCGACATCATCGGTGTGCCGGGCGATCCTGCGGTGGACCGCGCTTTGGAAGAGTGCGCCTTTCATTCCAAGGAGTTGCGCCTGCTCGGCACTTACGAACAGGCCCGCAAACGCGGTTAA
- a CDS encoding RlmE family RNA methyltransferase, translating into MARSGRDPDKRVKTAKKRSESSTRWLQRQLNDPYVKQAKADGYRSRAAYKLLELDEKFALLRGAKRVVDLGIAPGGWSQVVRAKAPKAEVVGIDLLPTEPIEGVTIFEMDFMDDAAPEKLESALGGAPDLVISDMAANTVGHKQTDHLRTMALVEAGAWFAVETLEKGGAFVAKVLAGGTDAELLNLLKKHFKTVKHAKPPASRKGSSEWYVVAQGFKGRE; encoded by the coding sequence TTGGCACGTTCAGGCCGCGACCCCGACAAGCGGGTAAAGACCGCAAAGAAGCGCAGCGAAAGCTCGACCCGCTGGCTGCAACGCCAGCTCAACGATCCGTATGTGAAGCAGGCGAAGGCCGACGGTTATCGCAGCCGTGCGGCGTACAAGCTTCTGGAACTGGACGAGAAGTTTGCGCTGCTGCGCGGTGCGAAGCGCGTGGTCGACCTAGGCATCGCGCCGGGCGGATGGAGCCAGGTGGTGCGGGCCAAGGCGCCCAAGGCAGAAGTGGTCGGCATCGACCTGCTCCCGACCGAACCAATCGAAGGCGTCACCATTTTCGAGATGGATTTCATGGACGACGCCGCGCCAGAAAAGCTCGAATCGGCACTGGGCGGCGCGCCCGATCTCGTCATTTCGGATATGGCGGCGAACACGGTCGGCCACAAACAGACCGATCACCTGCGCACCATGGCGCTGGTCGAGGCGGGCGCATGGTTCGCGGTCGAAACGCTGGAAAAGGGCGGCGCATTCGTCGCCAAGGTGCTGGCTGGCGGTACGGACGCAGAATTGCTCAATCTGCTGAAAAAGCACTTCAAGACGGTCAAACACGCCAAACCCCCCGCGAGCCGCAAGGGCTCGTCGGAGTGGTATGTCGTTGCGCAAGGGTTCAAGGGGCGCGAATAG
- the thiD gene encoding bifunctional hydroxymethylpyrimidine kinase/phosphomethylpyrimidine kinase gives MAKKPPRILSIAGSDSSGGAGIQADIKTIAMLGGYAMTAITSVTAQNSVGVQAIAPMSGSVVAQQIASCIDDIGVDAIKIGMLHDAEIIAAVAEALEDVSVPIVLDPVMISTSGSALIDPKAIAALRDMLFPRAALITPNVPELSHLLERSLGTSLEMAEGAEELANKCGAAVLAKGGHTEDARIVDVLYAPDSALGARAVQFEHARIDTPHTHGTGCTLSSAIATLLGHGQPLEHAVRLARNFVLRAIEEAPGFGAGNGPLGHHAVRSLN, from the coding sequence ATGGCGAAGAAACCGCCACGCATCCTGTCGATTGCCGGTTCGGACTCCTCCGGTGGAGCGGGGATACAGGCCGACATCAAGACCATTGCGATGCTCGGCGGCTATGCGATGACAGCGATCACCTCGGTCACCGCACAGAACAGCGTCGGGGTGCAGGCGATAGCGCCCATGTCCGGCAGCGTGGTCGCACAGCAGATCGCGTCCTGCATCGACGATATCGGGGTCGATGCGATCAAGATCGGAATGCTGCACGATGCCGAGATTATCGCAGCGGTGGCCGAGGCACTTGAAGATGTGTCGGTCCCGATCGTGCTCGATCCGGTGATGATCTCTACCAGCGGATCCGCGCTGATCGATCCCAAGGCGATTGCGGCGCTGCGCGACATGCTCTTCCCGCGAGCTGCGTTGATCACGCCGAACGTGCCGGAGCTTTCGCACCTGCTCGAACGCAGCCTTGGCACCTCGCTCGAAATGGCTGAGGGCGCGGAGGAACTTGCGAACAAATGCGGAGCGGCAGTGCTTGCCAAGGGCGGGCACACCGAAGATGCGCGGATCGTCGACGTCCTCTACGCGCCCGACAGCGCGTTGGGAGCGCGCGCGGTGCAATTCGAGCATGCTCGGATCGATACGCCGCATACCCATGGCACCGGATGCACCCTCTCATCGGCTATCGCGACGCTTCTGGGCCACGGCCAACCGCTCGAACATGCGGTGAGGCTGGCGCGCAATTTCGTACTGCGCGCGATAGAGGAAGCGCCCGGCTTTGGCGCGGGCAACGGCCCGCTGGGCCATCACGCCGTGCGGAGCCTGAACTGA
- a CDS encoding TIGR00730 family Rossman fold protein: MTEKDLTDRKFYRAGEESRFADESPERTPQTEHPAYKLAFRDHDFLLRDELRPVRFQLELLKPEMLLDEARVGSTMVMYGSARIPSPEEAQAKIEAAQNGTEYDQKVAQSLADKAKYYHEAYKLARLVSEKAIIEDGKRQFVVTTGGGPSIMEAGNRGASDAGGESIGLNIVLPHEQAPNSYVTPYLSLNFHYFALRKMHFLLRARAVAVFPGGFGTFDEFFELLTLIQTGKMKPVPIMLFGKDFWNRVVNFEAIAEEGTIAKSDLDLFHWCETADEAWAHIAKFYELEA; the protein is encoded by the coding sequence ATGACTGAAAAAGACCTTACAGACCGCAAGTTCTATCGCGCCGGTGAAGAGAGCCGGTTCGCCGACGAATCGCCCGAACGCACCCCGCAGACAGAGCATCCCGCGTACAAGCTCGCGTTTCGCGATCATGATTTCCTGCTGCGTGACGAGCTTCGCCCGGTGCGCTTCCAGCTGGAGTTGTTGAAGCCCGAAATGCTCCTTGACGAGGCGCGCGTGGGTTCGACCATGGTGATGTACGGGTCGGCGCGCATCCCTTCACCCGAAGAGGCGCAGGCGAAGATCGAGGCAGCCCAGAACGGCACTGAATACGATCAGAAAGTCGCCCAAAGCCTCGCCGACAAGGCCAAGTATTATCACGAGGCCTACAAGCTTGCCCGGCTGGTTTCCGAAAAGGCGATCATCGAAGATGGCAAGCGCCAGTTCGTCGTCACCACTGGCGGCGGGCCTTCGATCATGGAGGCGGGCAATCGCGGGGCGAGCGATGCGGGCGGAGAGAGCATTGGCCTCAATATCGTATTGCCGCACGAACAGGCGCCCAACAGCTATGTGACGCCGTACCTTTCGCTCAACTTCCACTACTTCGCGCTGCGCAAGATGCACTTCCTCCTGCGCGCACGGGCTGTCGCGGTTTTTCCGGGCGGGTTCGGGACGTTCGATGAATTCTTCGAACTGCTCACCCTGATCCAGACCGGCAAGATGAAGCCTGTTCCGATCATGCTGTTTGGCAAGGACTTCTGGAACCGCGTCGTCAATTTCGAAGCGATCGCGGAAGAGGGCACGATTGCGAAGAGCGACCTTGACCTGTTCCACTGGTGCGAAACCGCCGACGAAGCGTGGGCGCACATCGCGAAGTTCTACGAGCTCGAAGCCTAA